A segment of the Salinibacter sp. 10B genome:
CGACCACTCTGCGTCATGAACCGCAGCTGGACCTCTTCGATTTTCACCGCTCTTCTTATCCTCGCACTCACCGTTATGCTTCCGGCCTGCGGGGGCGACAGTGAGGGCAGCCACTCACACGGTGGCGACTCCCACACGCACGCCGAGGGAAATGAGCACAGCCACGAAAATGGCGACCACGCTCACGAGGGTGATCACGCCCACGCGGACATCGCCAAGACCCGCCTGGATACCTCCGGGATGGAGGCCGACAGCACCCATGGGCACGAAATGGAGGGTAATCTCAGTCACGAGGAGGACAGTCATTCCCACGGCGGCGAGGAGCATTCACACGAGTAGGAGCGCGGCTTCTACTGCCGACACAGGCCCTTTCCGACCCAATTGTTTTCAGTCCATGACGCCATTGCTCCGTTTCGCCTTCGCCGTCTTGCTTGGAGCCAGCGTTTTGCTCACTGGATGTGGAGACGAATCGTCCGATGGGCACTCTCACGGCGAGGACACCCATAGCCATTCCGGCACGCAAAGCACGGAGGCCCACGATCACGCAAGCGGGATCTCCACGACGGCATGGTCGGAGGCCATCGAGATTTTCGCCGAGCATCCCGCTATGTTCGCGGGACAGACGAGCGCCCCCTGGGCCGTCCACGTCACCCGACTCGACGGCTCCCGCCCACTCACGGAGGGAGCGCTCACGCTGCGTTTTCGTCGCCCGGATGGCGCGGCGTACGTACACACGGTCGAGGGGCCGCCGGAACCCGGCATCTTCACGCCTCAGCCCACAATTCCGGAGGCGGGTACATTTCGCCTCTTCGTAATCGTGGAGGGAGTGCAGGTACAGGACACCGTCGAGGTGGGCGACCTCACCGTGTACGAAAGTGCGTCGGCAGCGCCTGCGCCCGAGGCCCGCTCGGCGGAGATCTCGTACCCGAAGGAGCAGCAGTGGGACGTGTCGTTTGAGGTTGCGGAAGCGCAGGAGCGGTCGATTCAACGATCCATTGACGCGTCCGGCATGATTGAGCCGGTCGCGGGGCAGTTTGCGAAGGTCGCGGCCCCGGTGAGCGGCCTCACGCCCGCCCGGGCGAACCTGGACATGCCGGCTCCCGGCGATCGGGTGCGCGAAGGACAGACGCTGGCGATCCTCAGCCCGTCGGGGGGTGACGGCTCGTACGCCGACCTGAAGGGGCGCGTCGAACGGCTGGAGCGGGAGGTGCGCCGGGCCGAGCGGCTGATAGAGGCAGAAGCGATTCCCCGAAAGCGGCTCGTGGAGGCGCGCCACGACCTGACGCTGGCTCGGGCAGCCCTCAATTCGATGGGACAGGCTGGTGAAAACGCTGCGTCACAGATGGCCTCGGCTTCCGCCGAGCCGACTCGGGACAGCACCGGCTTCAACTACCACCTGACGGCCCCGATTAGCGGCCGAGTCCAGGAGCGTCACCTGGCGCCGGGAAGCCGCGTGGGAGTAGGAACGGTGCTCTACACGATCGTCGATCCCAGCCGCGTCTGGATCCGCCTTCGCGTACCCGCCGAACACGCGGCCGCCACGAGCCGAGCCACCGGCGCCGTGTTCACCGTTGAGGGCAGCAGCCAAGCATACGAGGCGAGCCAGGTCGTCTCCACGGGCGCCTCCATTGACACAGACACGCGGACGCTTCCCGTCCGCCTCGAAGCCCCCAACCCGAACGGCGCGCTCAAGATCGGCATGATGGCCGACGCCCAGCTTCTTCTTGAAGAGACGCAGTCCGGCGTCGCCCTCCCCAATGAGGCCATCCAGACCGAGGACGGCCGGCCGGTGGCCTACGTGCAGACCGGCGGCGAATCGTTCGAGCGGCGGCCCCTTGAGCTCGGCCCCACCGACGGGCAGTACACCCTCGTCGAGCGGGGCATCCAAGCGGGCGAACACGTAGTCACCGACGGGGCCTACCAGGTCTACCTCGCCTCCCTGAACACCAGCCAGATGGCCGGGCACGGGCACCCGCACTGATCGGAGTTCGGAGTGCGGAACTCGGAGTGGGAATCGGCTCATCCTTTTCCATCCACGCAGGCAGCAAGATGCTTGATCGGACGATTCAGTGGGCGCTTACGAACCGAGTGACGACGCTCGTCGGCGCCATGCTTCTACTGGCGGCGGGCGGGTACGCAGCGCTGACAATGCCGGTGGACGTGTTTCCGGACCTGACGGCCCCGCGCGTGACGGTGATCACCGAGTCGCACGGGATGGCCCCGGAGGAGGTGGAAAAGCTG
Coding sequences within it:
- a CDS encoding efflux RND transporter periplasmic adaptor subunit; translation: MTPLLRFAFAVLLGASVLLTGCGDESSDGHSHGEDTHSHSGTQSTEAHDHASGISTTAWSEAIEIFAEHPAMFAGQTSAPWAVHVTRLDGSRPLTEGALTLRFRRPDGAAYVHTVEGPPEPGIFTPQPTIPEAGTFRLFVIVEGVQVQDTVEVGDLTVYESASAAPAPEARSAEISYPKEQQWDVSFEVAEAQERSIQRSIDASGMIEPVAGQFAKVAAPVSGLTPARANLDMPAPGDRVREGQTLAILSPSGGDGSYADLKGRVERLEREVRRAERLIEAEAIPRKRLVEARHDLTLARAALNSMGQAGENAASQMASASAEPTRDSTGFNYHLTAPISGRVQERHLAPGSRVGVGTVLYTIVDPSRVWIRLRVPAEHAAATSRATGAVFTVEGSSQAYEASQVVSTGASIDTDTRTLPVRLEAPNPNGALKIGMMADAQLLLEETQSGVALPNEAIQTEDGRPVAYVQTGGESFERRPLELGPTDGQYTLVERGIQAGEHVVTDGAYQVYLASLNTSQMAGHGHPH